The following proteins are encoded in a genomic region of Reichenbachiella sp.:
- a CDS encoding lytic transglycosylase domain-containing protein, with the protein MIKNILIILGLIPSFQLLAQKDATLDQFPETSYELMEDRLKCVEGSIPLEFNERIKSFIDYFTIRDREYTKSVLANRDLFFPIFEKALAERGMPDELKYLSIVESGLRPNAMSRVGAAGLWQFMPATGKSYGLSQSWYIDERMDPYEATQAACRYLKALYNMFGDWELALAAYNTGPGNVRKAIRRSGYQKTFWEIYRYLPRETRSYVPQFVAMIYTLNYLDEHNFILDEIDMNYQVAHDTVHVNGYMHLETFANLTNLCVDDLISLNPHVIRGATPDGTLNFPLRVPSDLAEDIRMNRLAILDSASKVGRKELEYLARNSPGSTYGRTRQVYRVRSGDVLGTIAQRYHVRVSDLKRWNNLNSNMIRVGQRLNIWTLPHYSSKTRETYVVKNVPKPVPVVAGGTYHLVKSGESLWSISKLYEDLSIEKIKKLNNLTTSNIKPGQKLLINM; encoded by the coding sequence ATGATCAAAAACATACTTATTATTCTCGGGCTTATTCCCTCCTTTCAGCTCTTAGCACAAAAGGACGCCACTTTGGATCAATTTCCAGAAACTTCTTACGAATTGATGGAAGACCGATTGAAATGTGTGGAGGGTAGCATTCCATTGGAATTCAACGAGCGCATCAAATCCTTTATCGACTATTTCACCATTCGAGACAGAGAGTACACCAAATCTGTATTGGCCAACCGTGATTTATTCTTTCCCATTTTTGAAAAGGCATTAGCCGAAAGAGGCATGCCAGATGAATTGAAATACTTGTCCATCGTAGAGTCGGGCTTACGTCCTAATGCCATGTCCAGGGTCGGCGCTGCAGGATTATGGCAATTCATGCCGGCTACCGGAAAATCCTATGGACTTTCACAGTCCTGGTATATCGATGAACGGATGGATCCCTATGAAGCTACTCAGGCAGCCTGTAGATATTTAAAGGCACTTTACAATATGTTTGGCGATTGGGAATTGGCCTTGGCTGCTTATAATACGGGCCCAGGAAATGTGAGAAAGGCCATTCGGAGATCTGGGTACCAAAAGACATTTTGGGAAATATATCGATATCTACCAAGAGAAACCCGTTCGTATGTGCCACAGTTTGTGGCCATGATCTATACGCTCAACTATTTGGATGAACACAATTTTATCCTTGACGAAATAGATATGAATTATCAGGTAGCCCATGATACGGTACATGTGAATGGCTACATGCATCTAGAGACTTTTGCAAATCTGACCAATCTTTGTGTAGATGATCTTATTTCGCTCAACCCTCATGTGATTAGAGGAGCCACTCCTGATGGCACATTGAATTTTCCGCTTAGGGTGCCATCGGACTTGGCCGAGGACATTCGGATGAACCGTTTAGCTATTTTGGATTCAGCGAGCAAAGTAGGAAGAAAAGAATTGGAGTATTTGGCCAGAAATTCACCAGGCAGCACCTATGGTCGTACACGACAGGTCTATAGAGTAAGAAGTGGTGATGTGTTAGGCACCATTGCTCAGCGATATCATGTCCGGGTATCTGATCTCAAGAGATGGAATAATTTAAATAGCAATATGATCCGAGTGGGTCAGCGATTGAATATTTGGACCTTACCACACTATTCTTCCAAAACTAGAGAAACTTACGTGGTGAAAAATGTCCCAAAACCCGTGCCGGTTGTGGCGGGAGGAACTTATCATTTGGTGAAGTCTGGGGAATCGCTCTGGAGTATTTCGAAGCTGTATGAAGATTTAAGCATTGAAAAAATTAAGAAATTGAATAACCTCACTACTTCCAATATCAAGCCGGGCCAAAAATTATTAATTAATATGTGA
- a CDS encoding DUF4837 family protein has protein sequence MTLRNTHYLLILLISFLTVSCSSDTAKNGGSKSHLPVARGEANAILCVMDTTQWNGPVGEALRDIFSDYVPGLPQDEPYFKLRNINPLKMNNILKTGKSMIFVSTMDNQGAQSRAMQNYFTSSSLEKILSDTALYRLPQKNQFARGQEILHLFGQTEQQLIAHLKRDKEVLRNYFLNIENERISKAVFKVREKQIEKTLRETHGFDVQVPYGYDLAKNQRDFIWIRLLDPEYEKNIFVHYRPFNSREPFEDVLAFREEITSSYMRDVQKPDIFMTLQNENMNIREVNFKGKYAKELRGLWKLSDISGGGPFVSYVFVDESQKRLYYLEGYVYAPSKDKREFMQEMEVIINTFRSGKELK, from the coding sequence ATGACATTGAGAAACACGCATTACCTATTAATACTTTTAATTTCATTTTTAACTGTTAGCTGTAGTTCAGACACCGCGAAAAACGGTGGAAGCAAGTCTCATTTGCCAGTGGCACGTGGCGAAGCCAATGCTATACTTTGTGTGATGGATACTACCCAGTGGAACGGTCCGGTAGGCGAGGCATTAAGAGATATTTTTTCTGACTATGTCCCAGGCTTGCCTCAGGACGAGCCTTACTTCAAGTTGAGAAATATCAACCCATTGAAAATGAATAATATTCTCAAAACGGGTAAGTCCATGATATTCGTGAGTACAATGGATAACCAAGGTGCTCAAAGCCGAGCCATGCAAAACTATTTTACCTCTTCCTCTTTAGAGAAAATTTTGAGTGACACTGCCTTGTATAGATTGCCTCAAAAGAATCAGTTTGCACGAGGACAAGAAATCTTACATCTTTTTGGTCAAACAGAGCAGCAACTTATTGCTCATTTGAAAAGAGATAAAGAGGTATTAAGAAATTACTTCTTGAATATTGAGAATGAAAGAATTTCAAAGGCTGTATTTAAGGTTCGTGAAAAGCAGATCGAGAAGACATTGAGAGAAACTCATGGCTTTGATGTGCAAGTGCCTTATGGTTATGATTTGGCAAAAAACCAACGAGATTTTATTTGGATTAGACTTTTAGACCCAGAATATGAAAAAAATATTTTTGTTCATTATAGACCATTCAATTCTCGCGAACCTTTTGAGGATGTGTTAGCATTTCGCGAAGAAATCACCTCCTCTTATATGCGTGATGTCCAGAAGCCAGATATTTTCATGACGCTACAAAATGAGAACATGAATATCCGTGAAGTGAACTTCAAAGGAAAATATGCCAAAGAACTCCGTGGTCTTTGGAAGCTGAGTGATATTTCTGGAGGAGGACCTTTTGTCAGTTACGTATTTGTTGACGAATCTCAAAAACGCTTGTATTATTTGGAAGGGTATGTATACGCGCCATCCAAGGATAAGCGTGAGTTTATGCAAGAAATGGAAGTCATAATAAACACCTTCCGTTCTGGGAAAGAATTGAAATAA
- a CDS encoding NADP-dependent malic enzyme — protein MSLKIRKKDALDFHSEPIPGKIEVTPTKPLATQHDLALAYSPGVAEPCLEIAEDKEKVYKYTAKGNLVGVISNGTAVLGLGNIGPEASKPVMEGKGVLFKKFAGIDVFDIEINEEDPDEFIKIVKSLEPTFGGINLEDIKAPESFKIEGQLREQMNIPVMHDDQHGTAIISSAALLNALEVVDKKISEIKIVVNGAGGAAIACTDLYVKMGATRENIVMLDSKGVIRKDRENLDAMKGKYATERDISTISEAVKGADMFLGLSMGNVLSPDDLLSMADNPIVFALANPDPEIAYDLAMSTRDDIVMATGRSDHPNQVNNVLGFPYIFRGALDVRATSINEEMKLAAVKALAEMTKLPVPEIVSKAYGEKSIKFGKDYLIPKPLDPRLIANISSAVAKAAMDSGVAKTTIDNWEEYKIELEERVGAEKRIISRIISAAKKNPKRIVFAEADEEKILKAAQLVADEKVGIPILLGNEKKIKRLIGELNLDLDCTIIDPFYQEEKVDVFAKIYFEKRKRKGATVQEGRHQMLDRNYYGAMMVETGEADALISGLNSDYPNTIRPALQIIGVEEGLTRVAGMYIVRNKKGTFFLADTTVNVNPNVEGLVNIIELTHRAVKFFGFEPKMAMLSYSNFGSAKGDVPSKTAKAVQIAKEKWPEMIIDGDIQANLAMNKKMLEKTYPFSDLAGHQVNTLIFPNLSSGNIAYKLLMEIGASEAIGPILMGMQKPVHVLQTGSSVREIYNMAAIAVVDAQATANKKK, from the coding sequence ATGAGTTTAAAAATAAGAAAGAAAGACGCACTCGATTTTCATTCAGAACCTATTCCTGGAAAAATAGAGGTTACTCCCACAAAACCCTTAGCCACACAACACGACTTGGCCTTGGCCTATTCTCCAGGAGTGGCAGAGCCGTGTCTTGAAATAGCAGAAGATAAAGAGAAAGTATACAAGTACACAGCCAAGGGCAATTTGGTGGGTGTGATTTCAAATGGTACCGCAGTATTGGGACTAGGTAATATTGGTCCTGAAGCGTCTAAGCCCGTAATGGAAGGTAAAGGTGTACTTTTCAAAAAATTTGCTGGAATAGATGTTTTCGACATCGAAATCAACGAGGAAGACCCTGATGAGTTTATCAAAATCGTCAAGTCTTTGGAGCCGACATTTGGAGGAATAAATCTTGAAGATATCAAAGCACCAGAAAGCTTCAAGATAGAGGGTCAACTGAGAGAGCAAATGAACATTCCGGTCATGCACGATGATCAGCACGGTACGGCTATCATTTCCAGTGCAGCTTTGCTCAACGCACTTGAAGTTGTAGACAAGAAAATTTCCGAAATCAAGATCGTAGTGAATGGAGCTGGTGGAGCGGCCATAGCCTGTACGGATTTGTATGTTAAAATGGGTGCTACTCGTGAAAACATTGTAATGCTAGATAGCAAAGGAGTGATCCGAAAAGATCGTGAAAATCTAGATGCAATGAAAGGCAAGTATGCCACTGAAAGAGATATATCAACGATTTCAGAAGCGGTAAAAGGGGCAGACATGTTTCTGGGCTTGTCTATGGGCAATGTGCTTTCTCCGGACGACCTATTGTCCATGGCTGATAACCCAATCGTATTTGCGTTGGCTAATCCAGACCCTGAAATCGCTTATGACTTAGCGATGTCAACAAGAGACGACATAGTAATGGCTACTGGTCGTTCAGATCATCCTAATCAGGTGAACAACGTCTTAGGATTCCCCTATATTTTTAGAGGTGCATTGGATGTGAGAGCTACATCCATTAATGAAGAAATGAAGTTGGCCGCAGTGAAGGCCTTGGCAGAAATGACCAAACTCCCTGTGCCTGAAATCGTTTCCAAAGCTTATGGCGAGAAGTCGATCAAGTTCGGGAAGGATTATTTGATTCCCAAACCGTTAGACCCAAGATTGATAGCTAATATATCATCTGCAGTGGCTAAAGCTGCTATGGATTCTGGAGTGGCAAAAACAACTATCGACAACTGGGAAGAATACAAAATTGAGTTAGAAGAGCGCGTAGGAGCCGAGAAGCGAATCATATCAAGAATCATTTCTGCGGCGAAAAAGAACCCTAAGCGAATCGTATTTGCTGAGGCGGACGAAGAAAAAATCCTGAAAGCGGCACAGCTCGTGGCTGATGAAAAAGTGGGTATTCCTATCTTATTGGGTAATGAGAAAAAGATCAAACGCCTCATCGGTGAATTAAATCTTGATTTAGATTGTACGATCATCGATCCATTCTACCAAGAGGAGAAAGTAGATGTTTTCGCCAAAATTTATTTTGAAAAGAGAAAGAGAAAAGGGGCTACTGTACAAGAGGGTAGACATCAGATGCTCGATAGAAATTACTACGGGGCGATGATGGTAGAAACTGGCGAAGCCGATGCACTGATATCCGGATTGAATAGCGACTACCCTAACACGATACGTCCAGCACTTCAAATCATTGGTGTTGAAGAAGGATTAACACGTGTCGCAGGTATGTACATCGTTAGAAATAAGAAAGGGACTTTCTTCCTGGCAGATACTACAGTAAATGTAAATCCAAATGTGGAAGGGTTAGTCAACATTATTGAATTGACTCATCGGGCGGTGAAGTTCTTTGGTTTCGAACCAAAAATGGCTATGCTCTCCTACTCCAACTTTGGCTCAGCTAAGGGAGATGTACCAAGCAAGACAGCCAAAGCGGTACAGATTGCTAAGGAAAAATGGCCGGAGATGATTATCGATGGAGACATTCAAGCGAACTTGGCGATGAACAAAAAAATGCTAGAGAAAACTTATCCGTTTAGTGATTTGGCTGGGCATCAGGTTAACACATTAATTTTCCCTAATTTGTCTTCTGGAAATATTGCTTATAAACTGCTCATGGAGATTGGAGCAAGCGAAGCCATAGGACCTATTCTAATGGGTATGCAAAAACCGGTGCATGTATTGCAAACGGGGAGCTCAGTTAGAGAAATTTATAACATGGCAGCTATTGCCGTTGTTGATGCACAGGCTACCGCCAATAAGAAGAAATAA
- the ruvA gene encoding Holliday junction branch migration protein RuvA → MIAYLEGKLMVKDPTYIIVDVGGMGYQVKITLNTFAQVKGLDSCKIHTHLHVKEDAHTLYGFFEESERKRFLQLISISGVGPSTGLMILSSLSPEEIHSAIVNGDVKTISGVKGIGQKTAQRIILELKDKMSKEELEGHAPVISLSSGNTLKSEALSALTTLGINKAAAEKTIDKIMNETAEQMSLEELIKLALKRA, encoded by the coding sequence ATGATTGCATATCTGGAAGGAAAGCTGATGGTTAAAGATCCTACCTATATCATTGTGGATGTAGGAGGTATGGGTTATCAGGTCAAAATTACACTCAACACTTTTGCGCAGGTCAAGGGGCTCGATAGCTGCAAGATTCACACCCACTTACATGTCAAAGAAGATGCTCATACTTTGTATGGGTTCTTCGAGGAGTCGGAGCGTAAGAGATTTTTACAACTGATTTCTATATCAGGAGTAGGACCTTCCACCGGATTGATGATATTGTCTTCTCTTTCGCCTGAAGAAATTCATTCAGCGATTGTAAACGGTGATGTAAAAACCATAAGTGGGGTGAAGGGAATTGGTCAGAAAACAGCGCAGAGAATTATCCTTGAATTGAAAGATAAAATGAGCAAAGAAGAGCTCGAAGGTCATGCGCCGGTGATATCCCTATCTTCAGGCAATACACTAAAGTCAGAAGCGTTATCCGCCCTGACAACTTTGGGCATTAATAAAGCAGCAGCTGAAAAAACGATTGATAAAATTATGAATGAAACCGCGGAGCAAATGAGTCTGGAGGAATTAATTAAATTAGCCCTGAAAAGGGCCTAA